A single Tuberibacillus sp. Marseille-P3662 DNA region contains:
- a CDS encoding glucose-6-phosphate isomerase, which produces MGEVTFDYSNALNFFGEHEMEHLQDQVRTAHEALHNGTGAGNDFLGWLTLPENYDREEFQRIQASAEKIKSDSDVLLVIGIGGSYLGARAAVEMLNHSFYNMLSAEDRETPQVIFVGNTISPTYTKELLTVLKDKDVSVNVISKSGTTTEPAIAFRIFRSFLEEKYGQEEARRRIYATTDKEKGALKTLATNEGYETFVIPDDVGGRYSVLTAVGLLPIAASGIDIDQMMAGARAAQEAYNTPDLSNNPAYQYAVVRNIFYNKGKVIELLVNYEPGLHYFSEWWKQLFGESEGKDHKALYPASADFSTDLHSLGQYVQEGRRHLLETVLNVEKPREDMTIEEDQDNLDNLNYLAGETMDFVNKKAFEGTLLAHTDGEVPNLVVNIPELTPYYFGYLVYFFEKACAISGYLLGVNPFDQPGVEAYKKNMFALLGKPGFEDQKEALENRLHRK; this is translated from the coding sequence ATGGGTGAAGTCACATTTGATTATAGCAATGCCCTTAACTTTTTTGGGGAACATGAAATGGAGCACTTGCAAGATCAAGTTCGGACGGCACATGAAGCCTTGCATAATGGAACAGGTGCGGGCAACGATTTTCTAGGATGGCTAACGCTTCCCGAAAATTACGATCGCGAGGAATTCCAGCGAATTCAAGCATCGGCTGAGAAAATCAAATCGGATTCTGATGTTTTGCTTGTCATTGGCATTGGCGGTTCTTATTTAGGTGCGCGTGCTGCAGTTGAAATGCTGAACCATTCTTTTTACAACATGCTGTCGGCGGAAGACCGCGAGACACCTCAGGTTATTTTCGTCGGTAACACGATCAGTCCAACCTATACAAAAGAACTGTTAACGGTATTAAAGGACAAAGATGTTTCCGTTAATGTGATTTCGAAGTCAGGTACAACTACGGAACCGGCCATTGCTTTTCGTATTTTCCGCAGTTTTTTAGAAGAAAAGTATGGACAAGAAGAGGCACGTCGCCGGATTTATGCAACCACGGATAAGGAAAAAGGCGCACTCAAAACTTTGGCAACAAACGAAGGCTATGAAACGTTCGTCATTCCAGATGATGTTGGCGGTCGTTATTCTGTTTTAACCGCTGTTGGATTGTTACCTATCGCTGCGAGCGGTATTGATATCGATCAAATGATGGCCGGTGCCCGGGCGGCACAAGAAGCTTACAACACGCCGGATTTATCGAATAATCCTGCTTATCAGTATGCGGTGGTCCGAAATATCTTTTATAATAAAGGTAAAGTGATTGAGTTACTCGTGAATTATGAACCGGGCTTACATTACTTTTCCGAGTGGTGGAAGCAATTATTTGGAGAAAGTGAAGGTAAGGATCATAAGGCCCTTTACCCGGCATCTGCTGATTTTTCAACAGATTTACATTCTTTGGGGCAGTATGTTCAAGAAGGGCGTCGTCATTTACTTGAAACTGTTTTAAATGTTGAGAAGCCCCGTGAGGATATGACGATCGAGGAAGATCAAGATAATCTTGATAATTTAAATTATCTTGCTGGCGAAACCATGGATTTTGTTAATAAGAAAGCCTTTGAGGGCACGCTTTTAGCTCATACTGACGGGGAAGTGCCAAATTTGGTCGTTAACATTCCGGAATTAACACCATATTACTTTGGCTATCTCGTTTATTTCTTTGAGAAAGCCTGTGCCATCAGCGGTTACTTACTAGGTGTCAACCCGTTTGATCAACCAGGTGTTGAGGCCTATAAGAAGAATATGTTTGCGCTGCTCGGCAAGCCAGGGTTTGAAGATCAGAAAGAAGCGCTCGAGAACCGTTTGCATAGGAAATAA